One genomic window of Halolamina sediminis includes the following:
- a CDS encoding DEAD/DEAH box helicase, which yields MSQQVARVDTLFLHESGDDYRVVVLRDSSRVFRGTLELKETDAGPRPRRFLQSDDDGGEPMRPEEFVELARRAERIRISEQTSPEGRERLQAMLDGYQQEALVVRTCRYCANAGRYSPITEETAISADRDYICQDCAVEELERELAYKGQFTGAAQERLEELLLEVGDLDRITDLLQGNLDPDLTKFDTISATTDEVDPFPTSDLDLHPKLQSMIEGRFDSLLPVQSLAVENGLFEGRDQLVVSATATGKTLVGELAGVDRALKGDGKLLFLVPLVALANQKHEDFEERYGDILDVTLRVGGSRVTDSGAQFDPNADVIVGTYEGIDHGLRTGKEMGDIGTVVIDEVHSLKEGERGHRLDGMISRLKHYCEQRAKDRSGYDGAQYVYLSATVGNPEWLAEQLRATLIEFEERPVPIERHVTFADGREKLRIEDRLVRREFDSKSSKGYRGQTIIFTNSRRRCHEISRKLEYDSAPYHAGLDYGRRKQVERQFGDQDLAAVVTTAALAAGVDFPASQVVFDSLAMGIEWLSVQEFSQMLGRAGRPDYHDQGTVYLLVEPDCSYHASMEATEDEIAFKLLKGEMEDVSTMYDETAAAEETLANIAVAGKLAKRLNDRMIGDVPTKHAVGKLLEWEFIDGFEATPLGRAVTSHFLSPDDAFLILEGIREGKSAYEQVATLELAEQEL from the coding sequence GTGTCTCAGCAGGTCGCCCGCGTCGACACCCTGTTCCTCCACGAGTCCGGCGACGACTACCGCGTCGTCGTCCTCCGTGACAGCTCACGGGTGTTCCGCGGCACGCTCGAACTCAAGGAGACCGACGCCGGCCCCCGCCCCCGTCGGTTCCTGCAGTCCGATGACGACGGCGGCGAGCCGATGCGCCCCGAGGAGTTCGTCGAACTCGCCCGCCGCGCCGAGCGCATCCGCATCTCCGAGCAGACCTCCCCCGAGGGCCGCGAACGCTTGCAGGCGATGCTCGACGGCTACCAGCAGGAGGCGTTGGTCGTACGCACCTGTCGGTACTGCGCCAACGCCGGCCGCTACTCGCCGATCACCGAGGAGACCGCGATCTCGGCGGACCGGGACTACATCTGTCAGGACTGCGCCGTCGAGGAGCTCGAACGCGAACTCGCCTACAAGGGGCAGTTCACCGGCGCCGCACAGGAGCGCCTGGAGGAGCTTCTGCTGGAGGTCGGCGACCTCGACCGCATCACCGACCTCCTGCAGGGAAATCTCGACCCCGACCTCACGAAGTTCGACACGATCTCCGCGACCACCGACGAGGTCGATCCGTTCCCGACCAGCGATCTCGACCTCCACCCGAAACTGCAGTCGATGATCGAGGGGCGGTTCGACAGCCTCCTCCCGGTTCAGAGCCTCGCCGTCGAGAACGGGCTGTTCGAGGGCCGGGACCAGCTCGTCGTCTCCGCGACGGCAACGGGAAAGACCCTCGTCGGCGAGCTCGCGGGCGTCGACCGCGCACTGAAAGGCGACGGGAAGCTGCTCTTTCTCGTCCCGCTGGTCGCGCTCGCGAACCAGAAACACGAGGACTTCGAGGAGCGCTACGGCGACATCCTCGACGTGACACTCCGTGTCGGCGGCTCACGCGTGACCGACTCCGGCGCGCAGTTCGACCCCAACGCCGACGTGATCGTCGGTACCTACGAGGGGATCGACCACGGCCTCCGGACCGGCAAGGAGATGGGCGACATCGGCACCGTCGTCATCGACGAGGTCCACAGCCTGAAGGAGGGCGAGCGGGGCCACCGCCTCGACGGGATGATCTCCCGGCTCAAGCACTACTGCGAGCAGCGTGCGAAGGACCGCTCGGGCTACGACGGCGCGCAGTACGTCTACCTCTCCGCGACCGTCGGCAACCCCGAGTGGCTGGCCGAGCAACTGCGTGCGACGCTGATCGAGTTCGAGGAGCGTCCTGTCCCAATCGAGCGCCACGTCACGTTCGCCGACGGCCGGGAGAAACTGCGGATCGAAGACCGTCTCGTCAGGCGGGAGTTCGACAGCAAGTCCTCCAAAGGGTACCGCGGGCAGACGATCATCTTCACCAACTCCCGGCGGCGCTGTCACGAGATCTCCCGGAAGTTGGAGTACGACTCCGCGCCGTACCACGCCGGCCTTGACTACGGCCGGCGCAAGCAGGTCGAGCGCCAGTTCGGCGATCAGGACCTCGCGGCGGTCGTCACCACCGCGGCGCTCGCGGCGGGCGTCGACTTCCCCGCCTCGCAGGTGGTGTTCGACTCGCTCGCGATGGGGATCGAGTGGCTCTCCGTCCAGGAGTTCTCCCAGATGCTCGGCCGTGCTGGCCGCCCGGACTACCACGATCAGGGGACGGTGTACCTGCTCGTGGAGCCCGACTGCTCCTACCACGCCTCGATGGAGGCCACCGAGGACGAGATCGCGTTCAAGCTCCTCAAAGGCGAGATGGAAGACGTCTCGACGATGTACGACGAGACTGCTGCCGCCGAGGAGACGCTGGCGAACATTGCCGTCGCCGGTAAGCTCGCGAAGCGACTCAACGACCGCATGATCGGCGACGTGCCCACCAAACACGCGGTCGGGAAGCTGCTCGAGTGGGAGTTCATCGACGGCTTCGAAGCCACGCCGCTGGGTCGGGCGGTCACGAGTCACTTCCTCTCGCCGGACGACGCGTTCCTGATCCTCGAAGGGATCCGCGAGGGGAAGAGCGCCTACGAGCAGGTGGCGACCCTCGAACTCGCCGAGCAGGAGCTGTAG
- a CDS encoding AI-2E family transporter produces the protein MDERRLIIALFGVVVAVMVGFLGYQFIAPLTVSVFLYYSTRRYFKFLRRLRLPARVRAVTVLASLAVPLLLLVSYATVLLVIEARSFVEQYSLLEVAATEVEWLGGIDRIPEFTVQGLYEAYQSGDLSPFIQFASDHAELLTSLVSGFFLNLFVVVIVTYYLLIDGRRIRDWLLRFDDDAIIREYLEAADAELESVLFGNLLNVIAISLIAIAAFTAYNAVAPAPAEVPYPALAGTLTGIASLIPVVGMKIVYLPLTVIAALPIVLGGDQSLLVYIVGFLAVAVVVVDTIPDILLRPILSGENTHVGLLMLAYTLGPVVLGFYGLFFAPIVLVVALTFAQTALPRLLGADEDDGISSDQMRLRDFTEQRSFRESVRERVRDGVTGNDRQ, from the coding sequence ATGGACGAGAGACGGCTGATTATCGCCCTGTTCGGCGTGGTCGTCGCGGTCATGGTCGGCTTCCTCGGGTACCAGTTCATCGCCCCGCTGACGGTGTCAGTGTTCCTCTACTACTCGACGCGTCGGTACTTCAAGTTCCTCCGGCGGCTCCGACTCCCCGCGCGAGTGCGTGCGGTGACGGTTCTCGCCTCGCTCGCGGTGCCGCTGTTGCTGCTCGTGAGCTACGCGACGGTGCTGCTGGTGATCGAAGCGCGGTCGTTCGTCGAGCAGTACTCGCTGCTCGAAGTGGCGGCGACGGAAGTCGAGTGGCTCGGCGGGATCGACCGCATCCCCGAGTTCACCGTACAGGGCTTGTACGAGGCGTACCAGTCGGGCGACCTCTCGCCGTTCATCCAGTTCGCGAGCGACCACGCGGAGCTTTTGACCTCGCTGGTCTCGGGCTTTTTCCTCAACCTCTTCGTCGTCGTGATCGTTACCTACTACCTGCTGATCGACGGGCGACGCATCCGCGACTGGCTGCTCCGGTTCGACGACGACGCCATCATCCGGGAGTATCTGGAGGCGGCCGACGCGGAGCTGGAGTCGGTGCTGTTCGGCAACCTCCTGAACGTGATCGCCATCTCGCTGATCGCGATCGCGGCGTTCACCGCCTACAACGCAGTCGCCCCCGCCCCGGCGGAGGTCCCCTACCCCGCGCTGGCGGGCACGCTGACCGGGATCGCGAGCCTGATCCCGGTAGTGGGGATGAAGATCGTCTACCTCCCGCTAACGGTTATCGCCGCGCTCCCGATCGTGCTCGGCGGCGACCAGTCGCTGCTCGTCTACATCGTCGGCTTCCTCGCCGTCGCGGTCGTCGTCGTCGACACGATCCCGGACATCCTGCTGCGGCCGATCCTGAGCGGCGAGAACACCCACGTCGGCCTCCTGATGCTCGCGTACACGCTCGGCCCCGTAGTGCTGGGGTTCTACGGACTGTTCTTCGCGCCGATCGTGCTGGTGGTCGCCCTAACGTTCGCCCAGACCGCGCTGCCGCGGCTGCTCGGCGCCGACGAGGACGACGGGATCTCCTCGGACCAGATGCGGCTGCGTGACTTCACCGAGCAGCGGAGCTTCCGGGAGAGCGTCCGGGAGCGAGTTCGTGACGGGGTGACCGGGAACGATCGGCAGTGA
- a CDS encoding class 1 fructose-bisphosphatase, with the protein MSTVDDVLETVAAVAPDVRGGLPGRRLTEAGVENPSGESVTAADVHADELFFEALGAIDGVVEFASEEREAVVDTGDGEPGEGDVAVAIDPLDGSSNLASNNAMGTIVGIADDSLPAAGEELVAAAYVLYGPITTMTVAREGTVTTSVIDGGEARAVEEDVTLPDDPVVYGFGGRVPDWPDAFREFAREVETELKLRYGGAMVADVNQVLSYGGIFAYPALESAPNGKLRLQFEGAPIAKIIEAAGGASSDGEQSLLSVEPTELHQRVPVHVGNEAYVDRLEAALSD; encoded by the coding sequence ATGAGCACCGTCGACGACGTACTGGAGACGGTCGCGGCGGTCGCCCCGGACGTCCGCGGCGGGCTCCCGGGCCGCCGACTCACGGAGGCGGGCGTCGAGAACCCCTCCGGCGAGAGCGTCACGGCTGCGGACGTCCACGCCGACGAGCTGTTCTTCGAGGCGCTGGGAGCGATCGACGGCGTCGTCGAGTTCGCCAGCGAGGAGCGGGAGGCGGTCGTCGACACTGGCGACGGTGAGCCCGGCGAGGGCGACGTGGCGGTCGCGATCGACCCGCTCGACGGCTCCTCGAACCTCGCTTCCAACAACGCGATGGGGACGATCGTCGGGATCGCCGACGACTCCCTCCCCGCCGCGGGGGAAGAGCTCGTCGCCGCGGCGTACGTGCTCTACGGCCCGATCACGACGATGACCGTCGCTCGCGAGGGGACGGTGACGACCTCCGTAATCGACGGCGGGGAGGCCCGTGCCGTCGAGGAGGACGTGACGCTGCCCGACGATCCCGTCGTCTACGGCTTCGGCGGCCGCGTGCCGGACTGGCCCGACGCATTCCGCGAGTTCGCCCGCGAGGTCGAGACCGAGCTCAAGCTCCGCTACGGCGGCGCGATGGTCGCCGACGTGAATCAGGTGCTGAGCTACGGGGGTATCTTCGCCTACCCTGCGTTGGAGTCCGCGCCGAACGGGAAGCTCCGCCTCCAGTTCGAGGGTGCGCCGATCGCGAAGATCATCGAGGCGGCCGGCGGCGCCTCCTCGGACGGCGAGCAGTCGCTGCTGTCGGTCGAACCGACGGAGCTCCACCAGCGCGTGCCCGTTCACGTCGGGAACGAGGCGTACGTCGACCGGCTGGAAGCGGCGCTTTCGGACTGA
- the dacZ gene encoding diadenylate cyclase DacZ — translation MPTPADLLDDLTADLDALFVFSPSSGFYERFEDLDGEVVVIAPENVVDAETFVELPLEFENVRDRIKFGVEGAMDRGVVDDGDEVACVVSVFDEHDSVVRVRADESMHSGVYDLFANSRADPGVIRDVFEVVIELGKKGQKGKPVGALFVIGDAGKVMNKSRPLSYNPFEKSHVHVGDPIVNVMLKEFSRLDGAFVISDSGKIVSAYRYLEPGAEGVDIPKGLGTRHMAGAAVTRATNATAIVLSESDGMVRAFKGGELILEIDPEDY, via the coding sequence ATGCCGACCCCTGCCGATCTCCTCGACGACCTGACGGCGGATCTGGACGCCCTGTTCGTGTTTTCACCCAGTAGTGGGTTCTACGAACGGTTCGAGGATCTCGACGGGGAGGTGGTGGTGATCGCGCCGGAGAACGTCGTCGACGCCGAGACGTTCGTCGAGCTCCCGCTGGAGTTCGAGAACGTCCGCGACCGGATCAAGTTCGGCGTCGAGGGCGCGATGGACCGCGGTGTCGTCGACGACGGCGACGAGGTGGCGTGTGTGGTCAGCGTGTTCGACGAGCACGACTCCGTCGTGCGCGTCCGCGCCGACGAGTCGATGCACTCCGGCGTGTACGACCTGTTCGCGAACTCGCGTGCGGATCCGGGGGTCATCCGCGACGTGTTCGAAGTCGTGATCGAACTGGGGAAGAAAGGGCAGAAAGGCAAGCCCGTCGGCGCGCTGTTCGTGATCGGTGACGCCGGGAAGGTGATGAACAAGTCCCGGCCGCTGAGCTACAACCCCTTCGAGAAGTCCCACGTCCACGTCGGCGACCCGATCGTGAACGTGATGCTCAAGGAGTTCTCGCGGCTCGACGGCGCGTTCGTGATCAGCGACTCCGGGAAGATCGTCTCCGCGTACCGCTACCTCGAACCGGGGGCGGAGGGCGTCGACATCCCGAAGGGGCTGGGCACTCGCCACATGGCCGGCGCGGCGGTCACCCGGGCGACCAACGCGACCGCGATCGTGCTCTCCGAATCCGACGGGATGGTGCGGGCGTTCAAGGGCGGCGAGCTGATCCTCGAGATCGACCCGGAGGACTACTGA
- a CDS encoding acyltransferase, translating into MSNDTRFDRLDRHATPGPRNSLRHWPDAKSPLRVALNYVAVWLIRISPSLRLKNWLLRRLGADVGAGVSWGLEATPDVFWPERITLGEDAIVGYDATLLCHEFLQEEYRLGDVEIGDRAMIGAGAVVLPGVEIGDDAQVAANSLVTEDVPAGETVAGVPAEPLDRE; encoded by the coding sequence ATGAGCAACGACACGCGGTTCGATCGACTGGACCGCCACGCCACCCCCGGCCCGCGGAACTCCCTCCGGCACTGGCCCGACGCCAAGTCCCCGCTGCGGGTGGCGCTGAACTACGTCGCCGTCTGGCTGATCCGGATCTCGCCCAGCCTCCGGCTCAAGAACTGGCTGCTCCGGCGGCTCGGCGCCGACGTGGGTGCGGGCGTCTCGTGGGGGCTGGAAGCCACGCCGGACGTGTTCTGGCCCGAGCGAATCACGCTGGGCGAGGACGCGATCGTCGGCTACGACGCGACGCTGCTCTGTCACGAGTTTCTCCAAGAGGAGTACCGGCTGGGTGACGTGGAAATCGGCGACCGAGCGATGATCGGCGCGGGCGCGGTCGTGCTTCCGGGCGTCGAGATCGGCGACGATGCACAGGTCGCGGCGAATTCGCTGGTGACCGAGGACGTGCCGGCGGGGGAGACCGTCGCGGGCGTGCCCGCTGAGCCACTCGACCGGGAGTAG
- a CDS encoding CBS domain-containing protein: MRGIRLGSIFGIPIKLDATFLLILPVFAYLIGSDVTTLAEEVFNPTFGAGIQAGVLTQGYTPFVLGAAAAIGLFTCVLLHELGHSAVAMYYGYEIDSITLWLLGGVAQFAEMPEDWKIELQVAVAGPIVSVALGVVGYAGFSLVAGGGQPIATFLLGYLMLANVMLAAFNMLPGFPMDGGRVLRALLARTRSHARATQIAAEVGKGFALLLGLVGLFSGPNLLLVALAFFIYIGAAGEAQQTVLKAAFQGVSVGDVMTGGADLRTVSPADSVADLMGRMFRERHTGYPVVENGELVGMVTLSDAQSVDEVERDAMRVDDVMSTDVYTATPGTDAMEAFQTMQEHGVGRLPVVDADGKLCGIISRTDLMTAFDIIQQSGASPDGSMGPNLSPFGR; encoded by the coding sequence ATGCGAGGAATCCGTCTCGGGAGCATCTTCGGTATCCCGATCAAGCTGGACGCGACGTTCCTGCTGATACTGCCGGTGTTCGCCTACCTGATCGGGAGCGACGTGACGACGCTGGCCGAGGAGGTGTTCAACCCCACGTTCGGCGCCGGAATCCAAGCCGGCGTGTTGACGCAGGGGTACACGCCCTTCGTGCTCGGCGCCGCGGCGGCGATCGGCCTGTTCACGTGCGTGCTGCTCCACGAGCTGGGCCACTCGGCGGTCGCGATGTACTACGGCTACGAGATCGACTCGATCACGCTCTGGCTGCTGGGCGGCGTCGCCCAGTTCGCCGAGATGCCCGAGGACTGGAAGATCGAACTGCAGGTCGCCGTCGCGGGACCGATCGTGAGCGTCGCCCTCGGCGTGGTGGGGTACGCCGGCTTCTCGCTCGTCGCCGGCGGCGGGCAGCCGATCGCGACGTTCCTGCTGGGCTACCTGATGCTCGCGAACGTCATGCTCGCGGCGTTCAACATGCTGCCGGGGTTCCCGATGGACGGCGGGCGCGTGCTGCGTGCGCTGCTCGCCCGGACACGATCCCACGCCCGCGCGACCCAGATCGCCGCGGAGGTCGGGAAGGGGTTCGCGCTGCTACTGGGGCTGGTCGGGCTGTTCAGCGGCCCGAACCTGCTGCTGGTCGCGCTCGCCTTCTTCATCTACATCGGCGCGGCGGGCGAGGCCCAGCAGACCGTCCTCAAGGCGGCGTTCCAGGGCGTCAGCGTGGGCGACGTGATGACCGGTGGAGCGGACCTCCGGACGGTGTCGCCGGCCGACAGCGTCGCCGACCTCATGGGGCGAATGTTCCGCGAGCGCCACACCGGCTATCCGGTGGTCGAGAACGGCGAGCTCGTCGGGATGGTGACGCTCTCGGACGCCCAGTCGGTCGACGAGGTCGAACGTGATGCGATGCGCGTCGACGACGTGATGTCGACGGACGTGTACACCGCGACGCCCGGGACCGACGCGATGGAGGCGTTCCAGACGATGCAGGAGCACGGCGTCGGGCGCCTGCCCGTCGTCGACGCCGACGGCAAGCTCTGCGGGATCATCTCCCGGACGGACCTGATGACCGCGTTCGACATCATCCAGCAGAGCGGCGCCAGCCCGGACGGGTCGATGGGGCCGAACCTCTCCCCGTTCGGGCGGTAG
- a CDS encoding DUF5814 domain-containing protein: MAITDKIYVKNHRQIASQLERSIPKGAFKGATLDLLFTGDGIEKLDEATREKVLDFAEDFLDCDCDNNPYCGHPEEKFIQYLLELRAQGLGPDAIVDTMSAEYMLYAYSGDVLSFLDSSIRRLEAVESLAEVEGDREAARRAREAKQELSG; encoded by the coding sequence GTGGCGATCACCGACAAGATCTACGTGAAGAACCACCGGCAGATCGCCTCCCAACTCGAGCGCTCGATCCCCAAGGGCGCGTTCAAGGGGGCGACGCTGGACCTTCTCTTTACCGGTGACGGCATCGAGAAACTCGACGAAGCCACCCGCGAGAAGGTGCTCGACTTCGCGGAGGACTTCCTCGACTGCGACTGCGACAACAACCCCTACTGCGGCCACCCCGAGGAGAAGTTCATCCAGTACCTGCTCGAACTCCGCGCGCAGGGGCTCGGCCCCGACGCCATCGTCGACACGATGTCCGCGGAGTACATGCTGTACGCCTACTCCGGCGACGTGCTCTCCTTCCTCGACAGCTCGATCCGGCGGCTGGAGGCCGTCGAGTCACTGGCAGAAGTCGAAGGGGACCGAGAAGCGGCGCGCCGCGCCCGCGAAGCCAAACAGGAGCTCTCGGGCTGA
- a CDS encoding ribbon-helix-helix protein, CopG family — MGTKSKTISFRVDEDAFETLREIAEERELSLSAVFRDYVDTLVAHDGQVDLVPADREAEDDESFPPTVEVPKSFIREHERLELEADHLREQLEEHKRYIDYLREQADEAEDVVKLEELDRDENTYQIG, encoded by the coding sequence ATGGGGACCAAGAGCAAGACGATCTCCTTCCGCGTCGACGAGGACGCGTTCGAGACGCTGCGGGAGATCGCAGAAGAGCGGGAACTCTCGCTGTCGGCGGTGTTCCGGGACTACGTCGACACGCTCGTCGCCCACGACGGGCAGGTGGATCTCGTCCCCGCCGACCGGGAGGCCGAGGACGACGAGAGCTTCCCGCCGACAGTGGAGGTGCCCAAGAGCTTCATCCGCGAGCACGAGCGGCTCGAGTTGGAGGCCGACCACCTGCGCGAGCAGCTGGAGGAGCACAAGCGCTACATCGACTACCTGCGCGAGCAGGCCGACGAGGCCGAAGACGTCGTCAAGCTGGAGGAGCTCGACCGCGACGAGAACACGTACCAGATCGGGTAG
- a CDS encoding mechanosensitive ion channel domain-containing protein, translating to MPLVALQPGFEIGGPLGAVPKRVWLALAVFVLAVVLAWLVVKVNAGLLRRAGLPETIEGTAFERTVRGIGTSTVAILSQLSGWFIVILGAIVAISIAERSYAEQFWSQATGFFPSFFVAVLILIVGVIVGDKVGLVLSERLRSVKLPQIGIVPTTAKYSVFYVAFVLALDQIGIATFALVVLLALYALALVVFTVVAGKQMLTSAAAGLYLFLNEPYGIGDTVKIGDERGVVQEIDVFVTHIESDGEEYIVPNDRVFEGGIVIVHDE from the coding sequence ATGCCGCTGGTGGCCCTCCAGCCCGGGTTCGAGATCGGCGGCCCGTTGGGTGCAGTCCCCAAACGGGTCTGGCTCGCACTGGCGGTGTTCGTCCTCGCAGTGGTCCTCGCGTGGCTGGTCGTCAAAGTCAACGCGGGGCTGCTCCGACGGGCCGGCCTGCCGGAGACGATCGAGGGGACGGCGTTCGAGCGCACCGTTCGCGGGATCGGCACCTCGACCGTCGCGATCCTCTCACAGCTCTCGGGGTGGTTCATCGTCATCCTCGGCGCCATCGTCGCGATCTCCATCGCCGAGCGGAGTTACGCCGAGCAGTTCTGGTCCCAGGCGACCGGATTCTTCCCCAGCTTCTTCGTTGCCGTCTTGATTCTGATCGTCGGCGTCATCGTCGGCGACAAGGTCGGGCTCGTGCTCTCCGAGCGGCTGCGGAGCGTCAAACTTCCCCAGATCGGGATCGTCCCGACCACTGCGAAGTACAGCGTCTTCTACGTCGCGTTCGTGCTCGCGCTGGACCAGATCGGCATCGCGACGTTCGCGCTGGTTGTGCTGTTGGCGCTGTACGCGCTCGCACTGGTGGTGTTCACCGTCGTCGCGGGCAAGCAGATGCTCACCTCCGCGGCCGCGGGGCTGTACCTGTTCCTGAACGAGCCCTACGGAATCGGCGACACAGTGAAGATCGGCGACGAGCGCGGCGTCGTCCAGGAGATCGACGTGTTCGTCACCCACATCGAGTCAGACGGCGAGGAGTACATCGTCCCGAACGACCGCGTGTTCGAGGGCGGGATCGTGATCGTCCACGACGAGTAG
- a CDS encoding cupin domain-containing protein has protein sequence MVDHVVKRSEEIEYEPVDAAEGLQKGVLLDESDGAPNFAVRRFELDVGAEVPEHTNAVEHEQYVLAGEYVVGIGDEEYTVSAGDSLLIPAGAVHWYRNDSDRPGAFLCAVPNGDDTIELVEEE, from the coding sequence ATGGTCGATCACGTCGTGAAACGCAGCGAGGAGATCGAGTACGAACCAGTCGATGCCGCCGAGGGACTGCAGAAAGGGGTCCTGCTCGACGAGAGCGACGGCGCGCCGAACTTCGCGGTCCGGCGGTTCGAACTCGACGTCGGCGCCGAGGTGCCCGAGCACACGAACGCGGTCGAACACGAGCAGTACGTGCTTGCGGGCGAGTACGTGGTTGGCATAGGCGACGAGGAGTACACGGTCTCCGCCGGCGACTCGCTGCTCATTCCCGCCGGCGCGGTCCACTGGTACCGGAACGACAGCGACCGCCCCGGCGCGTTCCTCTGTGCGGTGCCGAACGGCGACGACACGATCGAACTGGTCGAAGAAGAATAG
- a CDS encoding class I fructose-bisphosphate aldolase: MIPGATDPISRDGKLLILAYDHGLEHGPVDFEAVPESMHPEHVFDVATHDAVTALAVGKGVAEAHYPDYEDEVNLLAKLNGTSNLWMGEHDSAVNWSVDYADELGADAIGFTLYGGSNHEVEMAEEFAEAQEEARDRDMGVVMWSYPRGQGVKNDTKPGTISYAARLGLELGADVAKIKYPGDPEAMAHACDAAASTDVVMSGGSKASDEAFLSTVKEAMDAGAKGLAVGRNVFQRENPEALLDGLEKIIFQETSVEEGLAAVESHGAQATLDG, translated from the coding sequence ATGATCCCCGGCGCAACTGACCCCATCTCGCGCGACGGCAAACTGCTGATTCTGGCGTACGACCACGGCCTCGAACACGGCCCCGTAGACTTCGAGGCGGTGCCGGAGTCGATGCACCCCGAGCACGTCTTCGACGTGGCGACCCACGACGCCGTCACCGCGCTCGCGGTCGGCAAGGGTGTCGCCGAGGCCCACTACCCCGACTACGAGGACGAGGTCAACCTGCTCGCGAAGCTCAACGGCACCTCGAACCTCTGGATGGGCGAGCACGACTCCGCGGTGAACTGGAGCGTCGATTACGCCGACGAGCTCGGCGCCGACGCCATCGGCTTCACCCTCTACGGCGGCTCGAACCACGAGGTCGAGATGGCCGAGGAGTTCGCCGAGGCACAGGAGGAAGCCCGCGACCGCGACATGGGTGTCGTGATGTGGTCCTACCCGCGCGGGCAGGGCGTCAAGAACGACACCAAGCCGGGCACGATCTCCTACGCCGCCCGACTCGGCCTCGAACTCGGCGCCGACGTGGCGAAGATCAAGTACCCCGGCGACCCCGAGGCGATGGCCCACGCCTGCGACGCCGCGGCGTCGACGGACGTGGTGATGTCCGGCGGCTCGAAAGCCTCCGACGAGGCGTTCCTCTCGACGGTGAAGGAGGCGATGGACGCCGGCGCGAAGGGGCTCGCGGTCGGCCGGAACGTGTTCCAGCGGGAGAACCCCGAGGCGCTGCTCGACGGGCTGGAGAAGATCATCTTCCAGGAGACGTCCGTCGAGGAGGGGCTGGCCGCCGTCGAGAGCCACGGCGCGCAGGCGACGCTGGACGGATGA
- a CDS encoding cold-shock protein, whose translation MATGTVDFFNDTGGYGFIETEDADEDVFFHMEDVGGPDLEEGQEVEFDIEQADKGPRATNLTRL comes from the coding sequence ATGGCGACTGGAACGGTTGATTTCTTCAACGACACGGGCGGTTACGGTTTCATCGAGACTGAGGACGCAGACGAGGACGTCTTCTTCCACATGGAAGACGTGGGCGGCCCGGACCTCGAGGAAGGCCAGGAAGTTGAGTTTGACATCGAACAGGCCGACAAGGGCCCCCGCGCGACGAACCTGACCCGTCTGTAA